One Anolis carolinensis isolate JA03-04 chromosome 4, rAnoCar3.1.pri, whole genome shotgun sequence DNA window includes the following coding sequences:
- the gng5 gene encoding guanine nucleotide-binding protein G(I)/G(S)/G(O) subunit gamma-5, translating to MSSNVAAMKKVVQQLRLEASVSRVKVSQAAADLKQFCLQNAHHDPLLTGVSSSTNPFRPQKVCSFL from the exons ATGTCCTCCAACGTGGCGGCCATGAAGAAAGTTGTGCAGCAGCTGCGCCTCGAGGCCAGCGTCAGCCGCGTGAAG GTTTCACAAGCTGCAGCTGATTTGAAGCAGTTTTGTCTGCAGAATGCACATCACGATCCTTTATTAACAGGGGTGTCTTCAAGTACAAATCCATTTAGACCACAGAAAGTCTGCTCATTTCTCTGA
- the rpf1 gene encoding ribosome production factor 1, with protein sequence MAGTSGKGRLPKPAACDGEAGEQGGAAEQSQAAFPPTFSVSEIKNKQRRHFMFLRWKQQQRKEKLAIKKKRKKERAALGDKAPPKPVPKTIENQRVYDETTVDPNDEEVALDEATDEFAPYFNRQTIPKILITTSDRPRGRTVRFCEQLSTCIPNSHVYYRRGLALKNVIPQCIARDFTDMIVINEDRKIPNGLVLSHLPEGPTAHFRMSSVRLRKEIKRKGKAPTEHQPEIILNNFTTRLGHSIGRMFASLFPHDPQFIGRQVATFHNQRDYIFFRFHRYIFKNEKRVAIQEVGPRFTLKLRSLQKGTFDSKFGEYEWIHKRREMDTSRRKFHL encoded by the exons ATGGCGGGCACTTCGGGGAAAGGGAGGTTGCCGAAGCCGGCGGCGTGCGATGGCGAGGCGGGGGAGCAAGGAGGCGCCGCGGAGCAGAGCCAGGCCGCGTTCCCGCCGACGTTCAGCGTCTCCGAGATTAAGAACAAGCAGCGGCGCCATTTCATGTTCCTCCGCTGGAAGCAGCAGCAGAGAAAG GAAAAATTAGCCattaagaaaaagaggaaaaaggagcGAGCAGCACTTGGAGACAAG GCACCGCCAAAGCCAGTTCCAAAGACTATTGAAAACCAGCGTGTATATGATGAAACCACAGTTGACCCAAATGATGAAGAG GTTGCTTTGGATGAAGCTACAGATGAATTTGCACCCTATTTCAACCGGCAAACTATCCCAAAGATTCTTATTACAACATCTGACAGACCCCGTGGA agGACTGTGAGGTTCTGTGAACAGTTGTCAACATGTATTCCAAACTCACATGTTTACTATCGAAGAGGGCTGGCTCTAAAAAACGTTATTCCGCAGTGTATCGCAAGAGACTTTACTGATATGATTGTGATCAATGAAGATCGCAAAATACCTA ATGGTCTTGTCTTAAGTCACTTGCCTGAAGGCCCAACAGCTCATTTTAGGATGAGTAGTGTTAGACTTCGTAAAGAAATTAAG CGAAAAGGGAAAGCTCCCACAGAACACCAACCTGAAATTATTCTGAACAACTTTACAACACGGTTAGGCCACTCCATTGGTCGCATGTTTGCATCTCTTTTCCCACACGATCCTCAGTTCATTGGTAGACAAGTGGCTACATTTCACAATCAGCGCGACTACATCTTTTTCAGATTCCATAG GTATAtcttcaaaaatgaaaaaagagtgGCAATTCAAGAAGTGGGACCACGTTTTACCCTGAAATTAAGATCTCTTCAGAAAGGAACGTTTGATTCCAAGTTTGGAGAATATGAATGGATCCATAAG CGTCGTGAAATGGACACAAGTCGAAGAAAATTCCATCTATAA